The window GGCGAACTCGGGCTTGACGGCGAAGTCGCGCATAAGCTCTTGCGCGTAGGCTGTCACCTCGCCTTGCCGGCTCTCCGGATCGCCGTCCCCGGCCGGGTCGTAGTCGATGTGGAGGCCCAGGTCCACCGTTCCAAAGGAGAGCTGGCGCATCTGCAAGCTCGCCGCCGCAAAGGTCCTGGCGGCGCGCATCCGCTCGAAGAGGTCGTCCGGGATGGGCTCGCCCGTGTCATGGTGGCGGGCGAAGAGATCGAGCGCCTCTCTTTCCCAGGTCCAGTTCTCCATGATCTGCGAGGGCAGCTCGACGAAGTCCCAGGCCACATGGATGCCCGCCCGCCCCGGCACCTCGACGCGCGAAACGCAGTGGTGCAGCAGGTGGCCGAACTCGTGAAAGATGGTCTGGACCTCGTTATGGGTGAGGAGAGCGGGCTTGCCTTGCGCCGGAGGGCTGAAGTTGCCGATCATCAGGCCCAGGTGGGGCGCGAAGTCGTCCTCGCTCGGACCGCCCGTGATAAAGGCGTTCATCCAGGCCCCGGCGCGCTTCTCCTCGCGCGGAAACCAGTCGGCGTAAAAGGAGCCCAGGTGGACGCCGTCCTCGCCGAAAAGGTCGTAGAAGGTGACCTCGGGATGCCAGACCGCCCCCATGGGCCGCTCCTTCACCTCGATGCCGAAGAGCCGGCGGCAGATCTCGAACATGCCCGCCATCACGCTCTCGAGGGGAAAATAGGGGCGCAAGGCCTCCTCGTCGAAAGCGTAGCGGGCCTGGCGCAACTTTTCGGTAACGTAGGCGAGGTCCCAGGGCTTCAAGTCGCCCAAGCCGAGCATGCGGGCGTGCTCCAGAATCTCCGCCACTTCCCCCTGCCAGTAGGGCCTGGTCCCCTCGGTCAGCTCGCGCACGAAGTCGGCGGCCTCCTTGCCCGAGCCGACCATGTTGACCTCGAGGCGGTAGTCGGCGAAGTCCCGGTAGCCCAAGAGCGCGGCCTGCTCGCGGCGCAAGGCCAGAATCCGGCCGATCAGCGGGCGGTTGTCGAAGGCGCCCCCGTCGAAAGCGGCGTCGCTCGCGCGGTTGACGAAGGCGCTGTGCATCTTCTCGCGCAGCTCGCGATTGTCGGCGTACTGCAAAAACGGCAGGAGCGAGGGCGCCTGCAAGGTGAAGCGCCAGCCCTCCTGGCCTCGCTCCTCGGCGCTCGCCCTGGCCTGATCGGTAGCCGACTGCGGCAGGCCGGCGAGGTCGGCGGGATCGCTGAGGACGAGTTCGAAGGCG of the Deinococcota bacterium genome contains:
- a CDS encoding M3 family metallopeptidase produces the protein MNPLRSRDFTIPFHEIAAEHVEPGIKEALAEAEASLTALVQDRGPRSYANTIGALDELTECLGRVVTVAQHLTSVINTPELRAAYNAVLPEFSSFFAKLPLNEGLWRAVKSFAESDEAAALTGVRKRHLDKTVQDFVRAGADLPEEDKRRAEAISVELSRLQTKFSENVLDSSNAFELVLSDPADLAGLPQSATDQARASAEERGQEGWRFTLQAPSLLPFLQYADNRELREKMHSAFVNRASDAAFDGGAFDNRPLIGRILALRREQAALLGYRDFADYRLEVNMVGSGKEAADFVRELTEGTRPYWQGEVAEILEHARMLGLGDLKPWDLAYVTEKLRQARYAFDEEALRPYFPLESVMAGMFEICRRLFGIEVKERPMGAVWHPEVTFYDLFGEDGVHLGSFYADWFPREEKRAGAWMNAFITGGPSEDDFAPHLGLMIGNFSPPAQGKPALLTHNEVQTIFHEFGHLLHHCVSRVEVPGRAGIHVAWDFVELPSQIMENWTWEREALDLFARHHDTGEPIPDDLFERMRAARTFAAASLQMRQLSFGTVDLGLHIDYDPAGDGDPESRQGEVTAYAQELMRDFAVKPEFADNNFIAAFSHVFAGGYAASYYSYKWSEVLEADAFSRFKAEGIFNRETGRDYLNAILSRGDSAEPAELFREFMGRDPDPAALLARNFETVMAGPTAVAATPGVR